In Chroococcidiopsis sp. TS-821, the following are encoded in one genomic region:
- a CDS encoding tetratricopeptide repeat protein — translation MNHKFKVVALIKPFGYLALGYLMVISAYSTVLAKTPVTNHKQAFQLAQMGESSTEERTRFIQAADALSSQEKFTEAEEILRKLIERYPKYAVGHYKLGNVLFRQNKAEEAIAAYQQAIKHNSRYALAYNAIGIVRARQGRWQEAITEYQKALEINPEYGEALTHLGQALWQQGRRDEALASLEKALSIFRNQNRLDQAYRLEQLLRELKPDDDPSVA, via the coding sequence ATGAACCATAAGTTCAAAGTAGTTGCATTGATTAAACCTTTTGGGTACTTAGCACTTGGTTATCTAATGGTGATAAGTGCATATTCTACAGTGCTAGCTAAAACGCCCGTGACGAATCACAAGCAAGCATTCCAGTTAGCGCAGATGGGCGAAAGCAGCACTGAGGAACGAACTCGTTTTATTCAAGCTGCTGATGCTTTATCCAGTCAGGAAAAATTTACTGAAGCTGAAGAGATTTTACGTAAGTTAATTGAAAGATATCCAAAGTATGCTGTAGGACATTACAAACTCGGCAATGTACTATTTCGTCAAAACAAAGCTGAAGAAGCAATCGCTGCCTATCAACAAGCTATCAAACACAATTCACGCTATGCACTTGCTTATAATGCGATCGGCATCGTTCGGGCGCGTCAAGGTAGATGGCAAGAAGCAATTACCGAGTATCAAAAGGCTCTCGAAATTAATCCTGAATATGGTGAAGCTCTAACACATTTAGGACAAGCACTTTGGCAACAAGGAAGACGCGATGAGGCGTTAGCATCGCTAGAAAAAGCGTTGAGTATCTTTAGAAATCAAAATCGGCTCGATCAAGCTTATCGACTCGAACAACTCTTGCGAGAA